Proteins encoded in a region of the Podarcis muralis chromosome 2, rPodMur119.hap1.1, whole genome shotgun sequence genome:
- the SLC26A6 gene encoding solute carrier family 26 member 6 isoform X1, producing MKENEVSCRSRAEHHTLTEAELETIGLRNEAPSTSLSTKIQKIRCSVSTAKSLLFKFFPILKWLPRYPVKDWLLGDIISGFSVGIMHLPQGLAYALLAGLPPVIGLYSAFYPVLLYFFFGTSRHISVGPFAIISVMIGSVTDSLEPSGKYMETVNGSNITVVNETLRDAARVELVGALAFLVGIFQIALGLLQFGFVATYLSEPLVRGYTTAASIQVLISQLKYVFGVTVKEYAGPLSIIYTFLEVCSKLPNTNVGTLVTSLVAMISILLVKLLNDKIGKKLPIPIPIELLTIIISTVISYFAKLNDNFGISIVGEIPSGMRPPQAPQVHYFEKVVGNAFAIAMVSYVIAISLGKIFALKHGYKVDSNQELIALGLSNFVGSFFQCYSISCSMSRSLVQESTGGNSQVAALVSCLILLVTILKIGALFEQLPKAILASIIIVNLKGMFKQFRDIRMLWRSNVTDLLIWVVTFIATIVLNLDMGLGVAVAFSLLTVIFRTQMPHYSILGQVPTTDVYRDVAAYQKAEEIPGVKIFRSSATIYFANADLYAEALKKKCGFDVDRLVEKKKKALKKKQKKDKKEAKKAKKMASQIKTVCDSGSNNLAFVDIDMEARPQEQGDDTAATAANGSVTDLAPQNQSQPQPSGKPTLHSLGLKKPPLHSLILDLTPVNFVDTVCIKTFKNIFRDFQEIEVDVFLVGCHASVITQLERGNFFSQTITKQHLFPSVHDAVTYVTRNHGESLPQTVTDNNATKM from the exons ATGAAAGAAAACGAAGTGTCGTGCCGCTCCAGGGCCGAGCATCATACATTGACTGAGGCTGAACTAGAGACGATTGGCCTGAGAAATGAGGCTCCTTCAACCTCTCTCTCTACCAAGATCCAGAAGATAAG ATGCTCAGTTTCGACTGCAAAGTCCTTGCTGTTCAAGTTCTTCCCCATCCTGAAATGGCTACCGCGGTACCCAGTGAAGGATTGGCTGCTAGGGGACATCATCTCAGGATTCAGTGTAGGAATCATGCATCTCCCTCAGG GTTTGGCCTATGCGCTTCTAGCAGGGCTGCCTCCCGTCATCGGCTTGTATTCAGCCTTCTATCCCGTCCTGCTGTATTTCTTCTTTGGGACCTCCAGGCACATCTCTGTGG GCCCATTTGCTATCATCTCTGTGATGATCGGGAGTGTGACAGATTCACTGGAACCAAGCGGAAAGTACATGGAGACGGTTAACGGCTCGAATATCACAGTTGTCAATGAGACTCTGAGGGATGCTGCCAGAGTGGAACTGGTGGGTGCACTCGCTTTCTTGGTCGGCATATTTCAG attGCCCTTGGTCTGCTTCAGTTTGGGTTTGTGGCCACCTACCTTTCTGAGCCCTTGGTGCGGGGCTACACCACAGCGGCCTCTATCCAAGTGCTGATCTCCCAGCTGAAATACGTCTTTGGGGTGACTGTGAAGGAGTATGCAGGGCCATTGTCAATAATCTAT ACCTTTTTGGAAGTTTGCTCAAAATTGCCAAATACCAATGTGGGCACCTTGGTCACTTCTCTGGTCGCCATGATTTCGATCCTGCTTGTGAAGCTGCTCAATGACAAAATTGGCAAGAAGCTTCCGATCCCAATCCCCATCGAGCTTCTCACG ATTATTATATCCACAGTGATCTCCTACTTTGCCAAGCTGAATGACAATTTTGGGATTAGCATCGTGGGTGAAATCCCCAGCGG GATGAGACCCCCTCAGGCCCCCCAAGTACACTATTTTGAGAAGGTGGTAGGAAATGCCTTTGCCATCGCGATGGTTAGCTACGTTATTGCTATCTCGCTCGGCAAGATCTTTGCTCTCAAGCATGGCTACAAAGTGGACAGCAACCAG GAGCTGATAGCCTTGGGGCTCAGTAACTTCGTGGGCAGTTTTTTCCAATGTTACAGCATCAGCTGCTCAATGTCCCGCTCCCTTGTGCAGGAGAGCACTGGAGGCAACAGCCAG GTGGCTGCCCTGGTCTCCTGTCTCATCCTCCTAGTGACCATCTTGAAGATTGGGGCACTTTTTGAACAGCTGCCCAAG GCCATTTTAGCTTCCATCATTATTGTCAACCTGAAGGGCATGTTCAAGCAGTTTAGAGATATCCGTATGCTTTGGAGATCCAACGTTACTGACCTG CTGATCTGGGTTGTAACCTTTATAGCTACTATTGTGTTGAATCTTGACATGGGGCTGGGGGTTGCTGTGGCCTTTTCACTTCTCACCGTAATCTTCCGGACCCAGAT GCCCCATTATTCCATTTTAGGACAAGTGCCCACAACTGATGTTTACAGAGATGTAGCTGCATATCAAAAG GCTGAGGAGATCCCAGGCGTGAAGATTTTCCGCTCCTCCGCTACGATCTATTTTGCTAATGCTGACTTGTATGCAGAAGCCCTAAAGAAGAAG TGTGGCTTTGATGTGGACCGTCttgttgaaaaaaagaaaaaagccttaaagaagaagcagaagaaagacAAGAAGGAAGCCAAGAAGGCAAAG AAAATGGCTTCTCAGATCAAAACGGTGTGTGACTCTGGGAGCAACAACCTGGCGTTTGTGGATATAGATATGGAGGCAAGGCCACAG GAGCAGGGAGATGACACAGCAGCCACTGCTGCTAATGGAAGTGTGACTGACTTGGCCCCCCAAAACCAGAGCCAACCACAACCTTCTGGCAAACCCACTTTGCATTCCCTGGGACTGAAGAAGCCTCCTCTTCACTCGCTCATCCTGGACCTCACCCCTGTCAACTTTGTGGACACCGTCTGCATAAAGACCTTTAAAAAC ATATTTAGAGATTTCCAAGAGATTGAAGTGGACGTGTTTCTCGTCGGTTGCCATG CTTCCGTCATTACCCAGCTGGAAAGAGGCAATTTCTTCAGCCAGACCATCACCAAGCAGCACCTTTTCCCTTCTGTACATGATGCTGTTACCTATGTTACCAGGAACCACGGAGAGAGCTTGCCACAAACTGTCACA GATAACAACGCCACTAAAATGTAA
- the SLC26A6 gene encoding solute carrier family 26 member 6 isoform X2 → MKENEVSCRSRAEHHTLTEAELETIGLRNEAPSTSLSTKIQKIRCSVSTAKSLLFKFFPILKWLPRYPVKDWLLGDIISGFSVGIMHLPQGPFAIISVMIGSVTDSLEPSGKYMETVNGSNITVVNETLRDAARVELVGALAFLVGIFQIALGLLQFGFVATYLSEPLVRGYTTAASIQVLISQLKYVFGVTVKEYAGPLSIIYTFLEVCSKLPNTNVGTLVTSLVAMISILLVKLLNDKIGKKLPIPIPIELLTIIISTVISYFAKLNDNFGISIVGEIPSGMRPPQAPQVHYFEKVVGNAFAIAMVSYVIAISLGKIFALKHGYKVDSNQELIALGLSNFVGSFFQCYSISCSMSRSLVQESTGGNSQVAALVSCLILLVTILKIGALFEQLPKAILASIIIVNLKGMFKQFRDIRMLWRSNVTDLLIWVVTFIATIVLNLDMGLGVAVAFSLLTVIFRTQMPHYSILGQVPTTDVYRDVAAYQKAEEIPGVKIFRSSATIYFANADLYAEALKKKCGFDVDRLVEKKKKALKKKQKKDKKEAKKAKKMASQIKTVCDSGSNNLAFVDIDMEARPQEQGDDTAATAANGSVTDLAPQNQSQPQPSGKPTLHSLGLKKPPLHSLILDLTPVNFVDTVCIKTFKNIFRDFQEIEVDVFLVGCHASVITQLERGNFFSQTITKQHLFPSVHDAVTYVTRNHGESLPQTVTDNNATKM, encoded by the exons ATGAAAGAAAACGAAGTGTCGTGCCGCTCCAGGGCCGAGCATCATACATTGACTGAGGCTGAACTAGAGACGATTGGCCTGAGAAATGAGGCTCCTTCAACCTCTCTCTCTACCAAGATCCAGAAGATAAG ATGCTCAGTTTCGACTGCAAAGTCCTTGCTGTTCAAGTTCTTCCCCATCCTGAAATGGCTACCGCGGTACCCAGTGAAGGATTGGCTGCTAGGGGACATCATCTCAGGATTCAGTGTAGGAATCATGCATCTCCCTCAGG GCCCATTTGCTATCATCTCTGTGATGATCGGGAGTGTGACAGATTCACTGGAACCAAGCGGAAAGTACATGGAGACGGTTAACGGCTCGAATATCACAGTTGTCAATGAGACTCTGAGGGATGCTGCCAGAGTGGAACTGGTGGGTGCACTCGCTTTCTTGGTCGGCATATTTCAG attGCCCTTGGTCTGCTTCAGTTTGGGTTTGTGGCCACCTACCTTTCTGAGCCCTTGGTGCGGGGCTACACCACAGCGGCCTCTATCCAAGTGCTGATCTCCCAGCTGAAATACGTCTTTGGGGTGACTGTGAAGGAGTATGCAGGGCCATTGTCAATAATCTAT ACCTTTTTGGAAGTTTGCTCAAAATTGCCAAATACCAATGTGGGCACCTTGGTCACTTCTCTGGTCGCCATGATTTCGATCCTGCTTGTGAAGCTGCTCAATGACAAAATTGGCAAGAAGCTTCCGATCCCAATCCCCATCGAGCTTCTCACG ATTATTATATCCACAGTGATCTCCTACTTTGCCAAGCTGAATGACAATTTTGGGATTAGCATCGTGGGTGAAATCCCCAGCGG GATGAGACCCCCTCAGGCCCCCCAAGTACACTATTTTGAGAAGGTGGTAGGAAATGCCTTTGCCATCGCGATGGTTAGCTACGTTATTGCTATCTCGCTCGGCAAGATCTTTGCTCTCAAGCATGGCTACAAAGTGGACAGCAACCAG GAGCTGATAGCCTTGGGGCTCAGTAACTTCGTGGGCAGTTTTTTCCAATGTTACAGCATCAGCTGCTCAATGTCCCGCTCCCTTGTGCAGGAGAGCACTGGAGGCAACAGCCAG GTGGCTGCCCTGGTCTCCTGTCTCATCCTCCTAGTGACCATCTTGAAGATTGGGGCACTTTTTGAACAGCTGCCCAAG GCCATTTTAGCTTCCATCATTATTGTCAACCTGAAGGGCATGTTCAAGCAGTTTAGAGATATCCGTATGCTTTGGAGATCCAACGTTACTGACCTG CTGATCTGGGTTGTAACCTTTATAGCTACTATTGTGTTGAATCTTGACATGGGGCTGGGGGTTGCTGTGGCCTTTTCACTTCTCACCGTAATCTTCCGGACCCAGAT GCCCCATTATTCCATTTTAGGACAAGTGCCCACAACTGATGTTTACAGAGATGTAGCTGCATATCAAAAG GCTGAGGAGATCCCAGGCGTGAAGATTTTCCGCTCCTCCGCTACGATCTATTTTGCTAATGCTGACTTGTATGCAGAAGCCCTAAAGAAGAAG TGTGGCTTTGATGTGGACCGTCttgttgaaaaaaagaaaaaagccttaaagaagaagcagaagaaagacAAGAAGGAAGCCAAGAAGGCAAAG AAAATGGCTTCTCAGATCAAAACGGTGTGTGACTCTGGGAGCAACAACCTGGCGTTTGTGGATATAGATATGGAGGCAAGGCCACAG GAGCAGGGAGATGACACAGCAGCCACTGCTGCTAATGGAAGTGTGACTGACTTGGCCCCCCAAAACCAGAGCCAACCACAACCTTCTGGCAAACCCACTTTGCATTCCCTGGGACTGAAGAAGCCTCCTCTTCACTCGCTCATCCTGGACCTCACCCCTGTCAACTTTGTGGACACCGTCTGCATAAAGACCTTTAAAAAC ATATTTAGAGATTTCCAAGAGATTGAAGTGGACGTGTTTCTCGTCGGTTGCCATG CTTCCGTCATTACCCAGCTGGAAAGAGGCAATTTCTTCAGCCAGACCATCACCAAGCAGCACCTTTTCCCTTCTGTACATGATGCTGTTACCTATGTTACCAGGAACCACGGAGAGAGCTTGCCACAAACTGTCACA GATAACAACGCCACTAAAATGTAA